A portion of the Rhodopseudomonas sp. BAL398 genome contains these proteins:
- a CDS encoding PilZ domain-containing protein: protein MALGGKKRESRKSVRQSGWVTLDGGFAARPCVVVDVSSAGAKITLEEAQTLGPKLRLAFSRDARTGRNCEVVWRRGKTLGVKFVV, encoded by the coding sequence ATGGCACTCGGCGGCAAAAAACGGGAATCGCGCAAATCGGTTCGTCAGAGCGGGTGGGTAACCCTCGATGGCGGATTCGCCGCGCGGCCCTGCGTGGTGGTCGACGTGTCCAGCGCCGGTGCCAAGATCACGCTGGAGGAAGCGCAGACGCTCGGCCCGAAATTGCGGCTGGCGTTTTCGCGCGATGCCCGGACCGGACGCAATTGCGAGGTGGTATGGCGCCGCGGCAAGACGCTCGGCGTCAAATTTGTCGTGTAG
- a CDS encoding VOC family protein, protein MRYLHTMLRVRNLDAALKFYSDALGLKEVNRIDNDKAKFTLVFLCAAEDEALLKQVKGRGAPLVELTYNWDEESYGEDRYFGHLAYEVDDIYATCDRLMKLGITINRPPRDGQMAFIRSPDLHSIELLQKGAALAPQEPWSSMPNTGHW, encoded by the coding sequence ATGCGTTATCTGCACACCATGCTGCGCGTTCGCAATCTCGACGCGGCGCTGAAATTCTATTCCGACGCGCTCGGCCTCAAGGAGGTCAACCGCATCGACAATGACAAGGCGAAATTCACGCTGGTGTTTCTGTGCGCCGCCGAAGACGAAGCCTTGCTGAAACAGGTCAAGGGCCGTGGCGCGCCGCTGGTCGAGCTGACCTATAATTGGGACGAGGAAAGCTACGGCGAGGACCGCTATTTCGGCCACCTCGCCTATGAGGTCGACGACATCTACGCCACTTGCGACCGGCTGATGAAACTCGGCATCACCATCAACCGCCCGCCGCGCGACGGTCAGATGGCGTTCATCCGTTCGCCGGATCTGCATTCGATCGAGCTGCTGCAAAAGGGTGCCGCGCTGGCGCCGCAGGAGCCGTGGTCGTCGATGCCGAACACCGGGCACTGGTGA
- a CDS encoding SIR2 family NAD-dependent protein deacylase: MIAPDLRSGVNLLGDMIAQASVIVPFTGAGISTESGIPDFRSPGGLWASNRPIPFDEFVARQDARDEAWRRRFAMESTFAQARPGRGHRALAALYKAGKVPAIVTQNIDNLHQASGIAGDDVVELHGNTTYARCIGCGQRHEIAWVYEWQQRTGHAPHCTTCDEPVKTATISFGQAMPVDAMRRATELTQQCELFLAIGTSLVVWPAAGFPMLAKECGAKLVIINNEPTEQDEIADLVIRHDIGETLGPFVGN, encoded by the coding sequence ATGATCGCGCCGGACCTTCGCAGCGGGGTGAATCTGCTCGGTGACATGATCGCGCAGGCCTCGGTGATCGTTCCCTTCACCGGGGCCGGGATTTCCACCGAATCCGGTATTCCGGATTTCCGCTCGCCGGGCGGGCTGTGGGCCAGCAACCGGCCCATTCCGTTCGACGAATTTGTCGCTCGCCAGGATGCGCGCGACGAGGCCTGGCGGCGACGCTTTGCGATGGAGTCGACTTTCGCCCAGGCGCGCCCGGGACGCGGGCACCGCGCCTTGGCGGCGTTGTACAAAGCCGGCAAGGTGCCGGCGATCGTCACCCAGAACATCGACAATCTGCATCAGGCCTCCGGGATTGCCGGCGATGACGTGGTCGAGCTCCATGGCAATACCACCTACGCGCGCTGCATCGGCTGCGGCCAGCGCCATGAGATCGCGTGGGTTTACGAATGGCAGCAGCGCACCGGCCACGCGCCGCATTGCACGACATGCGATGAGCCGGTGAAGACCGCGACGATTTCCTTCGGGCAGGCGATGCCGGTCGATGCGATGCGGCGCGCCACCGAATTAACGCAGCAATGCGAGCTGTTTCTGGCGATCGGTACGTCGCTGGTGGTGTGGCCGGCCGCGGGTTTTCCGATGCTCGCCAAGGAGTGTGGCGCCAAATTGGTGATCATCAACAACGAGCCCACCGAACAGGACGAGATCGCCGATCTGGTCATCCGCCATGATATCGGCGAGACGCTGGGGCCGTTTGTCGGCAACTGA
- a CDS encoding cold-shock protein: MGSDSFESKRPGASPLSGADFGRHADGEFSGGQDHDRLGGFAGLGDASANLVEISGVIKWFDASKGYGFIVPDNGWPDVLLHVTVLRRDGYQTAYEGARLVVECVQRAKGYQAFRIVSMDESTAIHPAQMLPPRTHVSITPTSGLERAQVKWFNRLRGFGFLTCGEGTPDIFVHMETLRRFGMTELRPGQFVLVRFGPGSKGMMAAEIQPEGGAPGLSSH, from the coding sequence ATGGGGTCGGACAGTTTTGAGTCCAAGAGGCCAGGCGCTTCGCCATTGAGCGGTGCGGATTTCGGCAGGCACGCGGACGGCGAGTTCTCTGGCGGCCAGGATCACGATCGTTTGGGTGGGTTTGCCGGACTCGGCGACGCCAGCGCCAATCTTGTCGAGATCAGCGGCGTAATCAAATGGTTCGACGCATCGAAGGGCTATGGCTTCATCGTGCCGGACAATGGCTGGCCCGATGTGTTGCTGCATGTCACGGTGCTGCGCCGCGACGGCTATCAGACCGCCTATGAGGGCGCACGCCTGGTGGTGGAATGCGTGCAGCGCGCCAAGGGCTATCAGGCGTTCCGCATCGTTTCGATGGATGAATCGACCGCGATTCACCCGGCGCAGATGTTGCCGCCGCGCACCCATGTCAGCATCACACCGACCAGTGGACTCGAGCGGGCCCAGGTGAAGTGGTTCAACCGCTTGCGCGGATTCGGTTTTCTGACCTGCGGCGAGGGCACGCCGGATATCTTCGTGCATATGGAGACGCTGCGTCGCTTCGGCATGACCGAATTGCGGCCCGGTCAATTCGTGCTGGTCCGGTTCGGACCGGGCTCCAAGGGCATGATGGCGGCCGAGATCCAGCCCGAAGGCGGCGCCCCCGGCCTGTCGTCGCACTAG
- a CDS encoding DUF192 domain-containing protein, with product MVLVFAATTARAANLQTLEIVTKSGVQTFAVEMATTEKEKETGLMFRKELADGRGMLFDFSPEQEVSMWMKNTFIPLDMIFIRADGRILRIAENTVPHSLQIIPSRGPTKGVLEVIAGTAKKYGIAPGDRVAHPLFNSH from the coding sequence ATGGTCTTGGTGTTCGCCGCCACCACGGCGCGGGCCGCCAATCTCCAGACGCTGGAGATCGTCACCAAATCCGGGGTGCAGACCTTCGCGGTCGAAATGGCGACCACCGAGAAGGAAAAGGAAACCGGCCTGATGTTCCGCAAGGAGCTGGCCGACGGTCGCGGCATGCTGTTCGACTTCTCGCCGGAGCAGGAGGTGTCGATGTGGATGAAGAACACCTTCATTCCGCTCGATATGATCTTCATTCGCGCCGATGGCCGGATCCTGCGGATTGCCGAGAACACGGTGCCGCATTCGTTGCAGATCATCCCGTCGCGCGGGCCGACCAAGGGGGTGCTCGAGGTGATCGCCGGCACGGCGAAGAAATACGGCATCGCCCCCGGCGACCGGGTCGCCCATCCGCTGTTCAACAGCCACTGA
- a CDS encoding OpgC domain-containing protein has product MDIHAILPSKGRDLRLDLFRGIANWAIFLDHIPDNAVNWITTRNYGFSDAADLFVFISGYTASFVYAKMMLERGYIVGATRLTKRVWQLYVAHIVLFVIYIVSIGYVAQRYSDPDIIHEFNVAGLVDNPVETLRQGLLLKFKPLNLDVLPLYIMLMGLFPPVLWFMLRRPDVTMLASFALYFAARHFEWNLAGYPGGSWYFNPYCWQLLFVFGAWCALGGTVRARRIIDSAPMLYFCLAYLVFALVMTMAGRFPAFGELFPAWLFDAFNPNDKTNLAPYRFLHFAVIVVLVIRFVPKDWPGLEWRVFDPVIKCGQQSLAVFCVGVFLSFVGHFELMMSSGSLAAQIFVSITGIAIMTLVAYYISWSKRQDKPLPRPAPVKSPDPAPAPERARVEADRP; this is encoded by the coding sequence ATGGACATTCACGCCATCCTTCCCTCCAAGGGGCGCGATCTGCGGCTCGATCTGTTTCGCGGGATCGCCAATTGGGCCATCTTCCTGGATCACATTCCGGACAATGCGGTAAACTGGATCACCACCCGAAATTACGGCTTCTCTGACGCCGCCGACCTGTTCGTCTTCATCTCCGGTTACACCGCATCATTCGTCTACGCCAAGATGATGCTGGAGCGCGGGTACATTGTCGGCGCCACCAGGCTGACCAAGCGGGTCTGGCAGCTTTACGTCGCCCATATCGTGCTGTTCGTGATCTATATCGTGTCGATCGGCTATGTCGCGCAACGCTATAGCGACCCCGACATCATCCACGAATTCAACGTCGCCGGCCTGGTCGACAATCCGGTCGAGACGCTGCGCCAGGGCCTGCTGTTGAAGTTCAAGCCGCTCAATCTCGACGTGCTGCCGCTTTATATCATGCTGATGGGGCTGTTTCCGCCGGTGCTGTGGTTCATGTTGCGCCGGCCCGATGTCACCATGCTGGCCTCTTTCGCGCTGTATTTCGCAGCGCGGCATTTCGAGTGGAACCTGGCCGGCTATCCCGGCGGCAGCTGGTACTTCAATCCGTATTGCTGGCAATTGCTGTTCGTGTTCGGCGCCTGGTGCGCGCTGGGCGGCACCGTGAGGGCGCGCAGAATCATCGATTCGGCGCCCATGCTGTATTTCTGCCTCGCCTATCTGGTGTTCGCGCTGGTGATGACGATGGCGGGCCGTTTCCCGGCATTCGGCGAGCTGTTCCCGGCCTGGCTGTTCGACGCCTTCAATCCCAACGACAAGACCAATCTGGCCCCCTATCGTTTCCTGCACTTCGCCGTGATCGTGGTGTTGGTGATCCGCTTCGTGCCGAAGGATTGGCCGGGGCTGGAATGGCGGGTGTTCGATCCGGTGATCAAATGCGGCCAGCAATCGCTCGCGGTGTTCTGCGTCGGCGTGTTTCTGTCGTTTGTCGGCCATTTCGAGCTGATGATGAGCTCGGGCTCGCTGGCGGCGCAAATCTTCGTCAGCATCACCGGAATCGCCATCATGACGCTGGTGGCCTACTACATCTCCTGGTCGAAGCGGCAGGACAAGCCGCTGCCACGGCCGGCTCCCGTGAAGTCGCCGGACCCGGCGCCTGCGCCGGAGCGCGCGCGGGTCGAGGCCGACCGGCCCTGA
- a CDS encoding ETC complex I subunit produces the protein MTARIFKPAKNAMQSGTAKTREWQLDYEPEQPRVIEPLMGWTSSGDMRQQLTLRFHTKEDAVAYCEREGIAYQVIEPNEPARRRAAYADNFAFRRAEPWTH, from the coding sequence ATGACCGCACGGATCTTCAAGCCCGCCAAAAACGCGATGCAATCCGGGACCGCCAAGACGCGGGAATGGCAGCTCGATTATGAGCCCGAGCAGCCCCGCGTGATCGAGCCGCTGATGGGCTGGACCTCGTCCGGCGACATGCGCCAGCAATTGACGCTGCGCTTCCACACCAAGGAAGACGCCGTCGCCTATTGCGAGCGCGAGGGGATTGCCTATCAGGTGATCGAACCCAACGAGCCGGCGCGCCGCCGCGCCGCCTATGCGGACAATTTCGCGTTCCGCCGCGCCGAGCCCTGGACGCATTGA